One Setaria italica strain Yugu1 chromosome II, Setaria_italica_v2.0, whole genome shotgun sequence DNA segment encodes these proteins:
- the LOC101784251 gene encoding actin-related protein 2/3 complex subunit 5A: MASSAAYPDADENLEAIITRIEQKSRKIETLLKQSKPVEALKTALEGSPLKTRDERCKSANWIVVHRAMMAIRDVDGMFNSLDPEYYDILMKYLYRGLSTGDRPTCDQCLKIHEKLTEKAGLGCILRSLADTGNTV; encoded by the exons ATGGCTTCGTCAGCGGCGTACCCCGACGCGGACGAGAACCTGGAGGCCATCATCACCCGCATCGAGCAGAAGTCCCGCAAGATCGAGACCCTCCTCAAGCA GTCGAAGCCGGTGGAGGCCCTGAAGACGGCGCTCGAGGGATCGCCCCTCAAGACCCGCGACGAGCGATGCAAG TCGGCGAACTGGATCGTGGTGCACCGCGCGATGATGGCCATCAGGGACGTCGACGGCATGTTCAACTCCCTGGATCCCGAGTACTACGACATCCTCATGAA GTACCTTTATAGAGGTTTATCTACGGGGGACAGGCCAACATGTGACCAGTGCCTCAAAATTCATGAAAAACTGACTGAGAAGGCAGGCTTAGGATGTATATTGCGGTCACTTGCTGATACTGGAAACACCGTGTGA